One Candidatus Poribacteria bacterium genomic region harbors:
- the murB gene encoding UDP-N-acetylmuramate dehydrogenase produces MDWKKALPKIVTQPGSRLRFAEPLAKHTYFGIGGEATAYIEISTLSELAALAHFHRQWGIPIAVIGRGSNLLVSDTGFKGIGVRLIGELAKLEVDGKVVSVGAGLSLPRLSKTMSRSGLSGVEFALGIPGSVGGALIMNAGAWGSSFGDVVRNVTVMTDTGDLVELTHAEANFEYRHSGLNAYFCVTGATLELEHGDVDTITERMQAFYKQKVATQPFAEENAGCMFKNPPGDSAGRLIDISGLKGYRIGGAEVSTVHGNFILNIDNATAADVLNLVAYIQKQVRKKTGISLQTEVKRLGFD; encoded by the coding sequence ATGGATTGGAAAAAAGCACTGCCGAAAATCGTAACGCAACCCGGTTCACGGCTCCGGTTTGCAGAGCCGCTCGCAAAACATACCTACTTCGGCATCGGTGGTGAAGCAACCGCTTACATTGAAATCAGTACGTTATCTGAACTCGCAGCGTTAGCACATTTCCATAGACAGTGGGGTATTCCGATTGCCGTTATCGGTCGTGGGTCGAATCTACTCGTAAGCGACACGGGTTTCAAGGGCATCGGTGTCAGGTTGATCGGCGAGTTGGCGAAACTGGAGGTTGACGGAAAGGTCGTTTCGGTGGGTGCAGGACTTTCACTGCCGCGGCTCTCAAAAACCATGTCCCGAAGCGGACTGAGCGGTGTGGAATTTGCACTCGGTATTCCGGGTTCCGTCGGCGGCGCGCTCATCATGAACGCCGGTGCGTGGGGCAGTAGTTTCGGGGATGTCGTCAGAAATGTTACTGTCATGACCGACACGGGTGATCTTGTTGAGTTAACCCATGCCGAGGCGAACTTTGAATACCGACACAGCGGTTTGAATGCCTATTTCTGTGTTACAGGTGCGACGCTTGAACTTGAACACGGGGATGTTGACACAATCACCGAACGGATGCAAGCCTTCTACAAGCAGAAAGTCGCAACGCAACCCTTTGCTGAGGAGAATGCCGGATGCATGTTTAAAAACCCGCCCGGCGATTCAGCGGGACGGCTGATTGACATCAGTGGGTTGAAAGGCTACCGTATTGGTGGTGCAGAGGTGTCCACAGTACACGGAAATTTTATTCTCAATATTGACAATGCGACAGCGGCAGATGTCCTAAATTTGGTCGCATATATCCAAAAGCAGGTCCGAAAAAAGACCGGGATTTCCCTCCAGACAGAAGTAAAACGGTTGGGTTTTGACTAA